The genomic DNA CACATGGGGGCGTACCATTCTTTTTGTTTGCGGAATAAAAGTGGATAGAAATGAAATTCCCCAGTCGGGTAATTATATTCTGATGCCCAATCACCGGAGTTACATCGATATTTTTATTGTTGCGGCAATGACACCCGCTGCCATGGTTGGAAAAGCGGAAATAGCAAAATGGCCTTTTGTGGCTTTGGGAGCACGGGTTACCAACTCCATTCTTGTTGACCGAAAAAACCAGAAAAGCCTCCTGCTAACGATGAAAAAAATAAAAGAATCGGTTGACGGCGGAATTCCGGTAATTCTTTTTCCTGAAGGAACAACTTACAAGGGGCCGCTAACCAAAAAGTTTAAAAACGGGAGCTTCAAAATTGCTGCCGATGGGAACATTCCTGTTATTCCGATGGCAATTGACTTTAATGATGTAAATGATGCCTGGGTTGACAAAGACACTTTTGTGGGGCATTTTTTCCGGCAACTGGGGAAACCAATTACCCATGTCACCATTCGTTATGGAGAACCGATTTTAGATGACGATCACAAACAGTTGCAGGAAAAGACAAAAGAGCAAATTGAATCGATGCTAAAAGCTATTCAGTCTTCTTAACCTTTTTTCTCTGAAACCAGTAATATACAGGAATACCCGAAAGAGCTGTTAAAACAGCAATACTCGACTCGACTGGACGCTCCAGGTACGCAAGAACTAAAATGGCCGTACTCACCAAAATAAAAAATACCTGAACATACGGATAACCCGGCAAACGCAGCCCCTGGTATTTTGATCGTCGAAGTTTAATATTTCCCGCCACCGCAATAATCGGAAATATTCCCAAAGAAAATCCCATGTATGTCAAAATCTGTTCGAAAGTGCCCGAAAGAACCAACACAATAGCAATTGCCGCTTGAAGCAAAATGGCGTTAGTCGGCACTTTATGCTTTCTGTGAATACGGGCAATTGCCTCAAAAAACAAACCATCGCTGGCCATCTTATAATAGACCCGCGGCCCCAGAATAATAAATGCACTTAACGAAGAAAAAAGCGCAAATGAAATAAGCAACGAAATAATTGTTTCGGCAGTTGCACCAAAAGCCAGCCCGGCCGCCAAACCACCAATTTCTGGTTCATTCCGCATTTGAGATGCCGGCACAGCATACACAAAAAACAGGTTCAGCAGAATGTATAAAACAGTTACCGTTAAGGTTGAAATGAGTAAAGAGCGCGGAATAACTTTGCGAGGCTCCCGAATTTCGGAACCAATGTAAGTTGCCGAATTCCAGCCACTGTAGGCAAACATTATAAACATTAGCGACAGTCCAAGCGCTTTCCAGTTATCAAACGAAAACTGAAATGGGATGTCCGATCGTACATTTTGTATACTTCCCTCGCCCAGCAGCAAACCGGCAATTATTAATCCTACCACCAATAGTAATTTTAGCAAGGTAAGCCAGTTTTGCACCCGGGCACCCAGCACAATTCCACGCGAATGCAGAAAACTAAAACCAACAATAACCAGAATTGCTATACAACGGCTAAAATTATCTACGCTGAGTATTTCATTTAGCATCAGCCAGTTTTGCAACTGTGGAAACGCCCAGGTAAAATATTTTGCAAAGCCAATGGCCGATGCTGCAATTGGCGCTGAGAAACCAACAATCAGCGATAGCCAGCCACTTAAAAAGCCCAGCATTGGCGAGTACAGTTTTGAGATAAATACATATTCGCCACCCGCTTCGGGAAAAGCAGCTCCCAATTCGCCAAACGAAATGGCTCCGCATAAAGCTATCAAACCGCCAATTCCCCACAAAATCAACATAACAACAGGATTCTGCAAAAATCCCATTAAATAGCCGGTAGTCGTAAAAATTCCGGCACCAATAATATTGGCAATAACGATATTTGTTACAGGAAATAAGCCAAGTCGGCGTTCAAGATTCTTTTGCAGATTATGCAAGATGAGTCAGTTTATTTTTTAAAACTTTTTGATATTCCGGAACGACTCGATCGGTCGATAGTGGTATCATAAGTTTCCAGATTTTCAATATAGCGAAGAAACTCACCAATGCCATTCACCATTGTTGAAGTGTTGTGAGCAGTAAAACATCCACCTTTTTTTAATTTTGGATCCATCGCAATAAAGTAGTTTTTGTACCAGTATTTATCCGCATCGCAGAAAACAAAATCGTACTCTCCACTTAACGCAGGCACCAACTCGTGTGCATCGGCCAGTCTAACATCGATATATTTTGAAACACCGGCTTTACGGAAATTTGCCTTGGCCTGCAAGTATCGGGTTTTATCAATTTCAATCGTTATTAGCTTTCCTCCGGTTTTGCTCAATGCCCACGCAATCCAAATGGCAGAGTGACCGGTTGACGTTCCGATTTCAACGGCCGAAGTGTAGCCATTTTCAACAATAATATCGTAAAGAATTTTCCCATCTGTTAAAGGAACATTCATATCGCGCCATTCGCTCGCGTTTTTCTCAAGAAAAGCTTTAACCTTTTTGTCGAGCGAATTTTCGGTTTCAGGATATTGGCCACATGCGGTAAATGCAGCCAGAACTCCCAATAAGCATAGCATAAATAGTCGGTACTTCATTATCGTAAATTGAAATCAGTATTGGCTTTAAAGCAACCAAGATAATAAATTCTCGAAGAAAATATTAACGTTTTAGGATTTCGCCGTACACTAAGATCGTTCTGTGGATGTAAAATACTACCCTATTCGGTGTGACACTTAAAATGTAGAACATAATTTTTATGTATCTTATTACAAACATATCAAATCATCTAAATCCATAGATAAAAGGATAAATTAATTTGTAATTGCTTTTTTTTGGATGGAGAAAAACATATATTTGTAATGCATTTGGGATTCATCCCATATTGTGTGTTTGGGGGTTAACATTTAGGAAGGAGACTGTTGAGTCTCCTTCTTTCTTTTTATACTTTCTGTAAACACCGCTACTCTTCAAGCTTTTAGCATATCTCAAACGCCCAGCTAACCCAATTACATTCAGTGTCTTGTAAGAGGTCATTATGAAAATTGTTCTTTTTTTCTACATTTGTGCCGAATTAAAATAATTTAGAATGAAAACAGCTGAAATACATACTTCAAAAGGAGTAATGAAAGTTAAGTTTTACGAAGAAGATGCCCCGGGAACTGTTGCTAATTTTATCAAGCTTGCCGAATCGGGCTTTTATGACGGGCTGACTTTTCACCGAGTGATCCCTAACTTTGTTATCCAGGGAGGATGCCCGGACGGAACCGGAGCCGGTGGACCAGGCTATTCAATTGATTGCGAAACCGATGGAAACAACCAATACCACGACAAAGGTGTTTTATCAATGGCTCATGCAGGAAGAAATACCGGTGGATCGCAGTTTTTTATCTGTCATAACCGCGAAAACACTCAGCATCTCGATCGCCATCATACTTGTTTCGGACGCGTTTTTGAAGGGCTTGATGTTATTGACGACATCAGACAAGGTGATGAAATTGAAAAAATAATAATCTCGGAAGAATAATTTCACCAAAAATAAGATCAGGGGAGCCATTTACAGGCTCCCTTTTTTATGCGCAATTTTTCAAATTATTTTGTACCGGGTTTATTAGAATCACCAACAAAATCCGGTGGATTAAAAATATTATAGACATCAAGAGAAGAACTCTAACTTTCTGCCTGCCGGCGGCTTTCATCTTTGCCTTGAAGCAAAGACGAAACAGAAAATTCAAGGCTGCTTTTGCTCCTTCCCCTACGTTTTCATAAAACCTAAGTTCGGACGGGTGATCTCCTCGCCCACTCGGAGCTTCCCGCTCTCACTAAGGTTTCATTTCAACTCCAGGCAACGACCAAAAGAGGCCGTTCCACTGATGCAACGTCAGCGACATCAGAGCGTGGCTCGTCCGGTGAGCCGGAAAACAAGCGGTGACGGCGTTAAAAAATTACTGATGCCCGCAGGCCCGCAGTCAGGCCGGTAGGCATGGCTTTTCCGAGGGAAGCGGGCGCAGCCTTGGGTTTTGTGTTTACCATTTGGACCAAGCCAAATAGTAAAATCTGTCCAATAGGACAAAAGCATGTTCTTATGGTTAATGGCTTATTTGAATTGATTCGGAAATTTTCCTCCGCCAGAAATTTCAGGTGAGCCCTTTATTATAATCTTAAATTAATCCCTTCTTTTCTCGTTTCTAACCGTCTCAAATTACAAGGTTCTGTTTTTTTTCTTGTAACTGCTCTACTCAGACAAAATCCAAAAAGAAGAATACCCACGCCCAAAACACTCACTAACTGAATTTTAAGCAGTAGCAAAACATTACAACACACCATTGTTACACATTAAAAACAATGGCAATTCAACGCTTCACTAATATTCAACTATTTGACTCGAAAAGTTTAGTTATTAAAATTGCAAAATTTATTATTTAGCTATTGCAAATGTCGTTTTCATCCTATTTATTTGTTCGTGTAATGTAAAAGTAAACTCTAACTATAGCGAAGATTAAAACCAGTAATCTTTTGTCCTATTAAATTTTATTTTCACAAACTTAACTGGTATAAAAATGGCAAATAATAAACCGAAGGTAATTAAGGATTACAGCAAACTTGATAAGGATTTACAGGAGCAGATTAAGCTAATATATGCGGATGGTTTTGCTGACAACCTTATCCATTTTTTTGATAAAACCGGACAGAAAATAACGGTTTTACCATTTGAAACGGAAGACAAGTATTACATGTTAAGAATGACCGAAAACGAAGCCGTTGCGCTTGTTGATGAGGACGACGATTACGATGATGACGGATTCTTAAAAGACGAGGTTAAACAAGATTACGAAGATAAATATTCGGACCTCGACCACGTTGCGGATCAATTGGAAGATTAAAACATAAAAAAGCAGGTATGTATGTACAAACCTGCTTTCTTATTTTCGTATTGAACGTTTCGTTTGCTATGCTAATAAAGCTTTAACTTTATCGGCAACATCTTTGCCGTCGGCCTGACCGGCGAGTTTCTTCGAAGCAATTCCCATTACTTTCCCCATGTCTTTCATGCTGCTTGCACCAACTTGCTCGATTACGGCTTTAACAGCTGCCGTTAACTCTTCGTCCGACATTTTCGCGGGCAGATAACTTTCAAATATAGCCACCTGTTTCATTTCCTGTTCGTACAGATCCTCGCGTCCCTGCTCTTTGTAAATATTTGCCGAATCGGAACCTTGTTTTGCCAGTTTTGCGATAATTTTCAGCGCATCATCATCAGCCAAAACGTCGCTGGCACCTT from uncultured Draconibacterium sp. includes the following:
- a CDS encoding lysophospholipid acyltransferase family protein, with the translated sequence MKIARIILFSPLAFIRLLLVLFMSAYVTIIGWFWLKTKGFSRRMQHWVAGTWGRTILFVCGIKVDRNEIPQSGNYILMPNHRSYIDIFIVAAMTPAAMVGKAEIAKWPFVALGARVTNSILVDRKNQKSLLLTMKKIKESVDGGIPVILFPEGTTYKGPLTKKFKNGSFKIAADGNIPVIPMAIDFNDVNDAWVDKDTFVGHFFRQLGKPITHVTIRYGEPILDDDHKQLQEKTKEQIESMLKAIQSS
- a CDS encoding amino acid permease, which produces MHNLQKNLERRLGLFPVTNIVIANIIGAGIFTTTGYLMGFLQNPVVMLILWGIGGLIALCGAISFGELGAAFPEAGGEYVFISKLYSPMLGFLSGWLSLIVGFSAPIAASAIGFAKYFTWAFPQLQNWLMLNEILSVDNFSRCIAILVIVGFSFLHSRGIVLGARVQNWLTLLKLLLVVGLIIAGLLLGEGSIQNVRSDIPFQFSFDNWKALGLSLMFIMFAYSGWNSATYIGSEIREPRKVIPRSLLISTLTVTVLYILLNLFFVYAVPASQMRNEPEIGGLAAGLAFGATAETIISLLISFALFSSLSAFIILGPRVYYKMASDGLFFEAIARIHRKHKVPTNAILLQAAIAIVLVLSGTFEQILTYMGFSLGIFPIIAVAGNIKLRRSKYQGLRLPGYPYVQVFFILVSTAILVLAYLERPVESSIAVLTALSGIPVYYWFQRKKVKKTE
- a CDS encoding class I SAM-dependent methyltransferase; this encodes MKYRLFMLCLLGVLAAFTACGQYPETENSLDKKVKAFLEKNASEWRDMNVPLTDGKILYDIIVENGYTSAVEIGTSTGHSAIWIAWALSKTGGKLITIEIDKTRYLQAKANFRKAGVSKYIDVRLADAHELVPALSGEYDFVFCDADKYWYKNYFIAMDPKLKKGGCFTAHNTSTMVNGIGEFLRYIENLETYDTTIDRSSRSGISKSFKK
- a CDS encoding peptidylprolyl isomerase; this encodes MKTAEIHTSKGVMKVKFYEEDAPGTVANFIKLAESGFYDGLTFHRVIPNFVIQGGCPDGTGAGGPGYSIDCETDGNNQYHDKGVLSMAHAGRNTGGSQFFICHNRENTQHLDRHHTCFGRVFEGLDVIDDIRQGDEIEKIIISEE
- a CDS encoding GatB/YqeY domain-containing protein, which encodes MAIFDQINDDIKAAMKAREKERLEALRGIKKVMLEAQTAKGASDVLADDDALKIIAKLAKQGSDSANIYKEQGREDLYEQEMKQVAIFESYLPAKMSDEELTAAVKAVIEQVGASSMKDMGKVMGIASKKLAGQADGKDVADKVKALLA